From a region of the Rhinopithecus roxellana isolate Shanxi Qingling chromosome 8, ASM756505v1, whole genome shotgun sequence genome:
- the HAPLN2 gene encoding hyaluronan and proteoglycan link protein 2, with the protein MPGGLTLPTLCCFLLWAFTIFHKGQGDPASHPGPHYLLPPIHEVIHSHRGATATLPCVLGTTPPSYKVRWSKVEPGELQETLILVTNGLHARGYGPLGGRARMRRGHRLDASLVIAGVRLEDEGRYRCELINGIEDESVALTLSLEGVVFPYQPSRGRYQFNYYEAKQACEEQDGRLATYSQLYQAWTEGLDWCNAGWLLEGSVRYPVLTARAPCGGRGRPGIRSYGPRDRMRDRYDAFCFTSALAGQVFFVPGRLTLSEAHAACRRRGAVVAKVGHLYAAWKFSGLDQCDGGWLADGSVRFPIITPRPRCGGLPDPGVRSFGFPRPQQAAYGTYCYAEN; encoded by the exons ATGCCAGGTGGGCTCACCCTCCCCACACTCTGCTGCTTTCTTCTTTGGGCCTTCACCATCTTCCACAAAGGCCAAGGAGACCCAG CATCCCACCCGGGCCCCCACTACCTCCTGCCCCCCATCCACGAGGTCATTCACTCTCATCGTGGGGCCACGGCCACGCTGCCCTGCGTCTTGGGCACCACGCCTCCTAGCTATAAGGTGCGCTGGAGCAAGGTGGAGCCTGGGGAGCTCCAGGAAACTCTGATCCTCGTCACCAACGGACTGCACGCCCGGGGGTATGGGCCCCTGGGAGGGCGCGCCAGGATGCGGAGGGGGCATCGGCTAGACGCCTCCCTGGTCATCGCTGGCGTGCGCCTGGAGGACGAAGGCCGGTACCGCTGCGAGCTCATCAATGGCATCGAGGACGAGAGCGTGGCGCTGACCTTGAGTCTGGAAG GTGTCGTGTTTCCGTACCAACCCAGCCGGGGCCGGTACCAGTTCAATTACTACGAAGCGAAGCAAGCGTGCGAGGAGCAGGACGGACGCCTGGCCACCTACTCCCAGCTCTACCAGG CTTGGACCGAGGGTCTGGACTGGTGTAACGCGGGCTGGCTGCTCGAGGGCTCCGTGCGCTATCCTGTGCTCACTGCGCGCGCCCCGTGCGGCGGCCGAGGCCGGCCCGGGATCCGCAGCTACGGGCCCCGCGACCGGATGCGCGACCGCTACGACGCCTTCTGTTTCACCTCCGCGCTGGCAG GTCAAGTGTTCTTCGTGCCCGGGCGGCTGACGCTGTCTGAAGCCCACGCGGCGTGCCGGCGACGAGGCGCCGTCGTGGCCAAGGTTGGGCACCTCTACGCCGCCTGGAAGTTCTCGGGGCTAGACCAGTGCGACGGCGGCTGGCTGGCTGACGGCAGTGTGCGCTTCCCAATCATCACGCCGCGGCCGCGCTGCGGGGGGCTCCCGGATCCCGGAGTACGCAGCTTCGGCTTCCCCAGGCCCCAGCAGGCAGCCTATGGGACCTACTGCTACGCCGAGAATTAG
- the GPATCH4 gene encoding G patch domain-containing protein 4 — MNVTPEVKSRGMKFAEEQLLKHGWTQGKGLGRKENGITQALRVTLKQDTHGVGHDPAKEFTNHWWNELFNKTAANLVVETGQDGVQIRSLSKETTRYNHPKPNLLYQKFVKMATLTSSGEKPHKDLESCSDDDNQGPKSPKILTDEMLLQACEGRTAHKAARLGITMKAKLARLEAQEQAFLARLKGQDPGAPQPQSESKPPQKKKKKRKQKEEEEATASERNDADEKHPKHAEQNIRKSKKKKRRHQEGKVSDETEGTTKGNEEEDATGTSGLGELNSREQANQSLRKVKKKKRWHREEKMGVLEEGGKGKEAAGSVRTEEVDSRAYADPCSRRKKRQQQEEDLNLEDGDEETVLGSGTREAESRACSDRRSKKKRQQHQEEEDILDVKDEEDGGAREAESGAHTGSSSRGKRKRQQRAKKERAEISISQKAKKKKQKKRD; from the exons ATGAATGTCACCCCAGAGGTCAAGAGTCGTGGGATGAAGTTTGCTGAGGAGCAGTTGTTAAAGCATGGATGGACTCAAG GCAAAGGCCTCGGCCGGAAGGAGAATGGTATCACCCAGGCTCTCAGGGTGACACTGAAGCAAGACACTCATGGG GTGGGACATGACCCTGCCAAGGAGTTCACAAACCACTGGTGGAATGAGCTCTTCAACAAGACTGCGGCCAACTTGGTAGTGGAAACTGGGCAG GATGGAGTACAGATAAGGAGCCTTTCTAAGGAGACCACCCGTTATAATCATCCCAAGCCCAACTTGCTATATCAGAAGTTTGTGAAG ATGGCCACGTTGACTTCAAGTGGAGAGAAGCCACACAAAGACTTGGAGAGCTGCAGTGATGATGACAACCAGGGGCCCAAGTCCCCAAAGAT TCTGACTGATGAGATGCTGCTCCAAGCCTGTGAAGGGCGAACAGCACACAA GGCTGCCCGTCTTGGGATCACGATGAAGGCCAAGCTTGCTCGCCTAGAGGCCCAGGAGCAGGCCTTCCTGGCTCGTCTCAAAGGCCAGGACCCTGGGGCCCCTCAACCGCAGTCAGAGAGCaagcccccccaaaaaaagaaaaagaaaaggaagcagaaagaggaggaagaagctACAGCATCTGAAAGGAATGATGCAGATGAAAAGCACCCCAAACACGCTGAGCAGAACATCAgaaaaagcaagaagaagaaaaggcgACATCAAGAAGGAAAGGTCTCAGATGAAACAGAGGGTACAACTAAAGGGAATGAGGAGGAGGATGCCACAGGAACAAGTGGGCTTGGGGAATTGAATAGCAGAGAGCAAGCCAATCAGTCCCTCAGGaaagtgaagaaaaagaagaggtggCACCGTGAAGAGAAGATGGGGGTcttggaggaaggaggaaaaggcaaGGAGGCTGCAGGCAGTGTCAGGACAGAGGAGGTAGACAGCAGAGCGTACGCTGACCCATGCAGCCGAAGAAAAAAGAGGCAGCAACAGGAGGAGGACTTGAACCTagaagatggagatgaggaaactgtttTAGGTAGtggaaccagggaagcagagagcagagcaTGCAGTGATCggagaagcaagaagaaaagacagcAGCATCAAGAGGAGGAGGACATCTTGGATGTAAAGGATGAGGAGGATGGTGGGGCTAGAGAAGCAGAGAGCGGAGCACACACTGGCTCAAGCAGCAGAGGtaagaggaagaggcagcagcGTGCCAAGAAGGAAAGAGCTGAAATCAGCATCAGCCAGAAagccaaaaagaagaaacagaagaagcgAGACTAA
- the NAXE gene encoding NAD(P)H-hydrate epimerase isoform X2, translating into MRRGRIEPGLAGGERSASWMSGVRTLLGLGLLVAGSRLPRIKSQTIACRWGPTWWGPQRLNSGGRWDSEVMASTAVKYLSQEEAQAVDQELFNEYQFSVDQLMELAGLSCATAIAKAYPPTSMSRSPPTVLVICGPGNNGGDGLVCARHLKLFPTMIDELYELVVDAIFGFSFKGDVREPFHSILSILKGLTVPIASIDIPSGWDVEKGNSGGIQPDLLISLTAPKKSATQFTGRYHYLGGRFVPPALEKKYQLNLPPYPDTACVYRLQ; encoded by the exons ATGCGCCGGGGTCGGATCGAGCCGGGCCTGGCGGGGGGCGAGCGCTCTGCGAGCTGGATGTCAGGGGTGCGGACGCTGCTGGGCCTCGGGCTGCTGGTTGCGGGCTCGCGCCTGCCGCGGATCAAAAGCCAGACCATCGCCTGCCGCTGGGGACCCACCTGGTGGGGACCGCAGCGACTGAACTCGGGTGGCCGCTGGGACTCAGAGGTCATGGCGAGCACGGCGGTGAAGTACCTGAG CCAGGAGGAGGCCCAGGCCGTGGACCAGGAGCTATTTAACGAATACCAGTTCAGCGTGGACCAACTTATGGAGCTGGCCGGGCTGAGCTGTGCCACAGCCATCGCCAAG GCATATCCCCCCACGTCCATGTCCAGGAGCCCCCCTACTGTCCTGGTCATCTGTGGCCCGGGGAATAATGGAGGAGATGGTCTGGTCTGTGCTCGACACCTCAAACTCTTT CCCACGATGATTGATGAACTGTATGAGCTGGTGGTCGATGCCATCTTTGGCTTCAGCTTCAAGGGCGATGTTCGGGAACCGTTCCACAGCATCCTGAGCATCCTGAAGGGACTCACTGTGCCCATTGCTAGCATCGACATTCCCTCAG GATGGGACGTGGAGAAGGGAAACTCTGGAGGGATCCAGCCAGACTTGCTCATCTCCCTCACAGCCCCCAAAAAATCTGCAACCCAGTTTACTGGTCGCTACCATTACCTGGGGGGTCGTTTTGTGCCACCTGCTCTGGAAAAGAAGTACCAGCTGAATCTGCCACCCTACCCTGACACCGCGTGTGTCTATCGTCTGCAGTGA
- the NAXE gene encoding NAD(P)H-hydrate epimerase isoform X1, with protein sequence MRRGRIEPGLAGGERSASWMSGVRTLLGLGLLVAGSRLPRIKSQTIACRWGPTWWGPQRLNSGGRWDSEVMASTAVKYLSQEEAQAVDQELFNEYQFSVDQLMELAGLSCATAIAKAYPPTSMSRSPPTVLVICGPGNNGGDGLVCARHLKLFGYEPTIYYPKRPNKPLFTALVTQCQKMDIPFLGEMPSEPTMIDELYELVVDAIFGFSFKGDVREPFHSILSILKGLTVPIASIDIPSGWDVEKGNSGGIQPDLLISLTAPKKSATQFTGRYHYLGGRFVPPALEKKYQLNLPPYPDTACVYRLQ encoded by the exons ATGCGCCGGGGTCGGATCGAGCCGGGCCTGGCGGGGGGCGAGCGCTCTGCGAGCTGGATGTCAGGGGTGCGGACGCTGCTGGGCCTCGGGCTGCTGGTTGCGGGCTCGCGCCTGCCGCGGATCAAAAGCCAGACCATCGCCTGCCGCTGGGGACCCACCTGGTGGGGACCGCAGCGACTGAACTCGGGTGGCCGCTGGGACTCAGAGGTCATGGCGAGCACGGCGGTGAAGTACCTGAG CCAGGAGGAGGCCCAGGCCGTGGACCAGGAGCTATTTAACGAATACCAGTTCAGCGTGGACCAACTTATGGAGCTGGCCGGGCTGAGCTGTGCCACAGCCATCGCCAAG GCATATCCCCCCACGTCCATGTCCAGGAGCCCCCCTACTGTCCTGGTCATCTGTGGCCCGGGGAATAATGGAGGAGATGGTCTGGTCTGTGCTCGACACCTCAAACTCTTT GGCTATGAGCCAACCATCTACTACCCCAAAAGGCCTAACAAGCCCCTCTTCACTGCATTGGTGACCCAGTGTCAGAAAATGGACATCCCTTTCCTTGGGGAAATGCCCTCAGAG CCCACGATGATTGATGAACTGTATGAGCTGGTGGTCGATGCCATCTTTGGCTTCAGCTTCAAGGGCGATGTTCGGGAACCGTTCCACAGCATCCTGAGCATCCTGAAGGGACTCACTGTGCCCATTGCTAGCATCGACATTCCCTCAG GATGGGACGTGGAGAAGGGAAACTCTGGAGGGATCCAGCCAGACTTGCTCATCTCCCTCACAGCCCCCAAAAAATCTGCAACCCAGTTTACTGGTCGCTACCATTACCTGGGGGGTCGTTTTGTGCCACCTGCTCTGGAAAAGAAGTACCAGCTGAATCTGCCACCCTACCCTGACACCGCGTGTGTCTATCGTCTGCAGTGA